Proteins co-encoded in one Quercus robur chromosome 8, dhQueRobu3.1, whole genome shotgun sequence genomic window:
- the LOC126696659 gene encoding cation/H(+) antiporter 15-like yields MDHTSSINATSLILPKPSMEADSKFVCGSAEFDSTRGIFSGYNPLDSIFPTFILQLLAGIVVSRVIYLVLRPLRQSKIVCSVLGGIILGPSVMGLNMKFREALFPPIDMGLLSTFSILGVMYTLFIVSVKTDYKTLVCRAGRITWVIGFAGTIFPWITLTCLFYSYHDYLPPSLQLKFIPFFVASILSLTFFGVVAFALDELNLLTSELGQLSLSSSLIGDLLQWFFVITVASFKQGNTTQAVAAFASTFIIILICIYGIRPALLSIIKKTPQGQAVDEFYVVLILLGASVMGFVTDFVGSSIAYGPIILGFIIPGGPPLGSILVEKAECFVMEILLPLFFIRIGYELDVSSLRNWKTSVVLVCIIFVGYFAKFLGVFVSSISFKLRPRTAFLLGLIMNNKGIIEFIIYYRWKKYGVLDEETFAVMILSSLAITAFIAPLTERLYKPRVRLAPNNRRRCTLAIQTTPCTFQFRVITCVHNEENVNSIISLLEASNPTEISPICVYVIHLEELTGNAAPLLAPYIAKKKKIFMRTDSPISDHIFTAFENYSGNSNGPVIVRPFIMIAPYKSMHENICMMAQEKLTPLIIVPYHENQRHIHGNRVTSLIRAFNTNLQTYAPCTVGILVDRGTRQMNTSSFSYNVAVIFIGGEDDREALAYAERMSGHVDVSLTILRVSLRIKKQGEKDHTNKGKNKGKSKEAEKEKEEEEAMEMEMLMDDALYDEFKVKNISNACVVCREVVAESNAQVMDAIQSLEANYDLVMVGRSRYPVMELNDIEMPSSRSKNNEPLGLIGDALVSSEFYQGWLSLLVLHRCRGPR; encoded by the exons ATGGATCATACGTCCTCAATAAATGCCACCAGTTTAATCTTACCGAAACCCTCCATGGAAGCTGATTCAAAATTTGTTTGTGGATCTGCCGAATTTGATTCAACCAGAGGCATTTTTTCGGGATATAATCCCCTTGACAGCATCTTTCCTACTTTTATACTCCAACTTCTAGCAGGCATTGTGGTTTCCCGAGTTATTTACTTGGTTCTTAGGCCTCTTAGACAATCCAAAATTGTCTGCAGTGTCCTG GGTGGCATTATTTTAGGACCAAGTGTTATGGGGCTGAACATGAAATTCAGGGAAGCTTTGTTCCCACCAATTGACATGGGGCTGTTGAGTACATTTTCCATATTAGGCGTAATGTACACTCTCTTCATTGTTTCAGTGAAAACAGACTACAAGACCTTGGTCTGCAGGGCCGGAAGGATCACATGGGTCATTGGTTTTGCAGGCACCATTTTTCCTTGGATAACTCTCACGTGCCTCTTTTACTCGTATCATGATTACCTTCCACCTTCGTTACAATTAAAATTCATTCCTTTCTTTGTTGCCTCTATTTTATCCTTAACATTCTTCGGTGTAGTTGCTTTTGCCTTAGATGAACTCAACCTTCTAACTTCTGAGTTGGGCCAACTTTCCCTTTCTTCCTCactaattggtgatttgttacAATGGTTCTTCGTGATAACGGTTGCAAGCTTTAAGCAAGGAAACACAACACAAGCAGTTGCCGCTTTTGCTTCCACATTCATAATTATACTTATCTGTATCTATGGAATACGCCCTGCATTGCTTTCAATCATCAAGAAAACACCACAAGGGCAAGCGGTAGATGAGTTCTATGTTGTACTAATACTACTTGGAGCTTCAGTCATGGGATTTGTCACCGACTTCGTGGGGTCTTCCATTGCCTACGGGCCTATCATTCTAGGCTTTATCATACCGGGTGGACCACCTCTTGGTTCAATTTTAGTAGAGAAGGCAGAATGTTTTGTCATGGAGATTCTTCTGCCATTGTTCTTTATCCGTATTGGCTATGAATTAGATGTGAGTTCCTTGCGTAACTGGAAGACTTCTGTCGTATTAGTGTGCATCATTTTTGTGGGATACTTTGCCAAGTTTTTGGGAGTTTTTGTATCTTCGATATCATTCAAGTTGAGACCCAGAACTGCTTTCTTGCTTGGCCTCATTATGAATAATAAGGGCATTATTGAGTTTATCATTTATTATCGATGGAAGAAGTATGGG GTTTTAGATGAGGAAACTTTTGCTGTAATGATTCTCTCCTCGCTGGCTATTACCGCATTTATAGCACCATTAACAGAAAGGTTATACAAGCCTCGAGTACGACTCGCTCCAAATAACAGGCGAAGATGCACGTTGGCAATCCAAACCACACCATGCACATTTCAATTTCGTGTCATTACTTGTGTCCACAATGAAGAAAATGTAAACAGCATCATTAGCCTCCTCGAAGCCTCTAACCCAACTGAAATAAGCCCCATTTGTGTCTATGTAATCCACCTTGAGGAACTCACGGGTAACGCTGCTCCACTCCTCGCCCCTTACAttgctaagaaaaaaaagatttttatgcGCACCGATTCTCCTATCTCTGATCACATTTTTACTGCCTTTGAAAACTACTCCGGGAATTCTAATGGTCCAGTCATTGTCAGACCCTTCATTATGATCGCCCCCTACAAAAGCATGCATGAAAACATTTGTATGATGGCTCAAGAAAAACTGACCCCTCTCATCATCGTTCCCTACCATGAaaaccaaagacatattcatggAAACCGTGTTACCTCATTAATACGTGCTTTCAATACTAACTTACAAACATATGCACCGTGTACTGTTGGAATTCTTGTCGATAGGGGCACACGTCAAATGAACACTTCTAGTTTTTCTTACAATGTTGCTGTGATTTTCATCGGCGGAGAGGATGACCGTGAAGCCCTTGCTTACGCTGAACGCATGTCTGGCCATGTAGACGTGAGTCTCACTATTTTGCGTGTTTCCTTGCGTATCAAGAAACAGGGTGAGAAAGACCACACAAACAAAGGTAAAAACAAGGGCAAAAGCAAGGAGgcagagaaggagaaggaggaggaggaggcgaTGGAGATGGAGATGTTGATGGACGATGCATTGTACGATGAGTTCAAGGTCAAGAACATTAGTAATGCGTGTGTGGTGTGTAGGGAAGTTGTGGCAGAGAGCAATGCACAAGTGATGGATGCAATTCAGTCATTAGAAGCCAATTATGACCTTGTGATGGTGGGGCGGAGTAGATACCCAGTTATGGAGTTAAACGACATTGAAATGCCATCAAGTCGTTCAAAGAATAATGAGCCCTTGGGATTGATTGGTGATGCACTTGTTTCGTCGGAGTTCTATCAGGGTTGGCTATCTCTGTTGGTGTTGCACCGTTGTCGAGGACCTCGATAA
- the LOC126697789 gene encoding laccase-12-like, whose amino-acid sequence MEAPKNFFANSQYSFIIFGIFLLFASSAMTLADPITHQHEFVIQATPVKRLCKTQNAITVNGQYPGPTLEVNNGDTVVVKVTNKAQYNVTIHWHGIRQMRTGWADGPEFVTQCPIRPGGSYTYRFTIQGQEGTLWWHAHSSWLRATVYGALIIHPKEGASYPFTKPKRETALLLGEWWNANPIDVVREATRTGAAPNVSDAYTINGQPGDLYNCSSKDTLIVPIDSGETNLIRVINAGLNQPLFLTIANHKLTVVGADASYTKPFTTTVLMLGPGQTTDVLINGDQAPARYYIAARAYASAPNAPFDNTTTTAILEYKSAPCAATNCAASKPIMPPLPAFNDTPTVTAFSNSFRSPRKVEVPTELDESLFFTIGLGLNKCPQHLKARRCQGPNGTRFTASMNNVSFALPNNISILQAYQQGIPGIFTTDFPANPPLQFDYTGNVSRSLWQPVPGTKGYKLKFGSRVQIVLQDTSIFTPENHPIHLHGYDFYIIAEGFGNFNSKTDTSKFNLVDPPLRNTVAVPVNGWAVIRFVADNPGAWLMHCHLDVHITWGLAMVFFVDNGLGELQTIQPPPLDLPLC is encoded by the exons ATGGAAGCCCCCAAGAACTTTTTTGCCAATTCTCAATACTCTTTCATCATCTTTggcatttttcttctctttgctTCTTCGGCAATGACTTTGGCAGATCCCATTACTCACCAACACGAATTTGTT ATTCAAGCAACACCAGTGAAGAGGCTGTGCAAAACCCAGAACGCCATCACGGTGAATGGGCAATATCCAGGTCCAACCTTGGAAGTGAATAATGGTGACACTGTGGTTGTCAAAGTCACTAACAAAGCTCAATACAATGTCACCATTCACTG gcATGGTATTCGACAAATGAGAACAGGATGGGCAGATGGACCAGAATTTGTGACTCAGTGCCCAATTCGGCCAGGAGGGAGTTACACATATCGTTTCACAATTCAAGGACAAGAAGGGACATTGTGGTGGCATGCTCATAGCTCATGGCTTAGAGCCACTGTTTATGGAGCTCTAATCATTCATCCTAAAGAAGGAGCTTCATACCCATTCACTAAGCCAAAGCGTGAAACAGCTCTTCTTCTTG GTGAATGGTGGAATGCAAATCCCATCGATGTTGTGAGAGAGGCAACTAGAACAGGAGCTGCTCCAAACGTGTCAGATGCATACACCATCAATGGTCAACCTGGTGATCTTTACAATTGCTCCAGCAAAG ACACTTTGATTGTTCCAATAGACTCCGGCGAGACCAACCTCATCCGAGTTATCAATGCCGGCTTGAACCAACCGCTATTCTTGACAATTGCAAACCACAAGCTCACAGTTGTTGGAGCTGATGCCTCCTACACCAAACCATTCACCACCACAGTACTCATGCTAGGACCTGGCCAAACCACTGATGTTTTGATCAATGGTGACCAAGCTCCAGCTAGATACTACATAGCAGCACGAGCTTATGCTAGTGCCCCAAATGCACCATTtgacaacaccaccaccacagccatTCTTGAATATAAGTCTGCCCCTTGTGCTGCCACAAATTGTGCAGCAAGCAAACCAATTATGCCTCCTCTACCGGCTTTCAATGACACACCAACTGTCACTGCATTTTCTAACAGTTTCAGAAGTCCTAGGAAAGTGGAAGTGCCAACTGAACTTGATGAGAGCCTCTTCTTCACAATTGGCCTTGGACTCAACAAATGCCCACAACATTTGAAAGCCAGGAGGTGTCAAGGACCTAATGGAACACGCTTTACTGCCAGCATGAACAATGTGTCTTTTGCGCTCCCAAACAATATTTCTATTTTGCAGGCATATCAACAAGGCATACCAGGAATTTTTACCACTGATTTCCCAGCAAACCCACCATTGCAGTTTGATTATACCGGCAATGTTAGCCGCTCACTTTGGCAACCTGTTCCTGGGACAAAAGGGTACAAGTTGAAGTTCGGGTCAAGAGTGCAGATTGTGTTACAAGACACAAGTATCTTCACCCCTGAGAACCACCCAATTCATCTTCACGGATACGATTTCTACATCATTGCAGAGGGTTTTGGAAATTTCAATTCTAAGACTGATACCTCAAAATTTAACCTTGTTGATCCACCTCTTAGGAACACAGTGGCAGTACCTGTGAATGGATGGGCAGTCATTAGATTTGTTGCTGACAATCCAG GTGCCTGGCTAATGCATTGTCACTTGGATGTTCATATCACCTGGGGCTTGGCCATGGTGTTCTTTGTAGACAATGGACTTGGGGAATTGCAGACCATACAGCCTCCTCCATTAGATCTTCCACTTTGTTAG